The following coding sequences lie in one Daphnia pulex isolate KAP4 chromosome 1, ASM2113471v1 genomic window:
- the LOC124208109 gene encoding putative fatty acyl-CoA reductase CG5065, whose translation MKDITDGTPIPNFYRCRSIFITGATGFMGKILIEKLVRSCPEIGCVYLLIRPTPTKDVPLRLRELTNCQVFDWLRQHRPDALEKLIPVSGDVSLPNLGIEASILQELEENVSVVFNSAARVKFDDNLRSAIDANVKGPKRVAIFCQKLKNLKAFVHVSTAFNNLDKDELAEEIFPTSVDPENLMNFVDSIDDQMLASITKQLVGKCPNVYAYSKALGEQLLRNLCECDEQRLPLVIVRPSIVTAALSEPLPGWIDNLNGPSGMIVGIAKGLVRTVRVDKRLVADLIPVDIAINLMIASAWDRASSYTLAQMIPVYHCSSGSLNPIRWEDFSRYGTRAGEKFPMKTEIMWYPSASLRTNGFAFKFEVALYHYLPAFVVDTVAVLCWKKPFLTRLYKKVHKAMSCLEFYTMRQWHFVSRNPDLLLEKMSAEDRNTYNFDVRKINWESYMESYVLGVRKYLLKEDSSTLDLRRSNLKMMKRLRTLIRLVMIGLVALFFHYLLKVSSLSFIHSHEELAGNYSSTVADLEIGCNETLTALTLKSHILPQNYILDKCL comes from the exons atgaaggATATTACAGACGGAACGCCCATACCAAATTTCTACCGTTGTCGATCTATTTTCATCACTGGGGCGACTGGCTTCATGGGGAAAATTTTAATCGAAAAACTCGTTAGGTCTTGTCCGGAAATAGGATGTGTCTATCTTTTGATAAGGCCCACACCAACCAAGGATGTCCCATTACGTCTTCGGGAATTGACGAATTGCCAG GTGTTTGACTGGTTAAGACAACATAGACCTGATGCACTCGAAAAGCTGATACCAGTAAGCGGCGATGTTTCGTTACCTAACCTTGGTATCGAAGCGTCAATATTACAAGAACTTGAAGAAAATGTCTCTGTCGTTTTCAATTCGGCAGCACGTGTCAAGTTCGACGACAACCTAAGAAGCGCCATCGACGCCAATGTCAAAGGTCCGAAAAGGGTGGCAATATTCTGCCAAAAGTTGAAGAATCTCAAG GCGTTTGTTCACGTTTCCACTGCTTTTAATAATTTGGATAAAGATGAATTAGCCGAAGAGATATTCCCCACGTCTGTAGATCCTGAAAACCTGATGAATTTCGTGGATTCAATCGATGACCAGATGTTGGCCAGCATCACTAAACA GTTGGTCGGCAAATGCCCCAACGTCTACGCCTATAGCAAAGCTCTCGGTGAGCAGTTGCTTCGAAATCTATGTGAATGCGATGAACAGAGACTTCCCCTGGTAATCGTCAGACCTTCGATCGTCACGGCCGCTCTGTCGGAGCCCTTACCTGGTTGGATCGATAACTTGAATGGACCTAGTG GAATGATTGTTGGAATAGCCAAAGGACTCGTGCGAACTGTAAGAGTCGATAAACGGCTCGTGGCCGATCTGATACCAGTTGACATTGCGATTAATCTGATGATTGCGTCTGCTTGGGATCGAGCGAGCTCTTACAC GTTGGCGCAGATGATTCCAGTGTACCACTGCTCGTCTGGTTCTCTGAATCCCATCAGGTGGGAAGATTTTTCACGTTACGGAACACGTGCGGGCGAGAAGTTTCCGATGAAGACGGAAATCATGTGGTATCCCAGCGCTAGCCTCCGCACCAATGGTTTCGCCTTTAAATTCGAGGTTGCACTTTATCATTACCTACCGGCCTTCGTTGTAGACACGGTCGCAGTGCTGTGCtggaaaaaaccttttctg ACTCGGCTGTACAAGAAAGTGCACAAGGCCATGTCCTGTCTAGAATTTTACACAATGCGACAATGGCACTTTGTGAGCCGCAATCCCGACcttcttttggaaaaaatgtcCGCCGAAGATAGGAATACGTACAATTTCGACGTGCGGAAAATCAATTGGGAGTCTTACATGGAAAGCTATGTTTTGGGAGTTCGAAAGTATCTGCTTAAAGAAGACTCGAGCACTTTGGACTTGAGAAGAAGTAACTTAAAAAT GATGAAACGACTCAGGACGCTGATTCGCTTAGTAATGATTGGACTAGTGgcgttattttttcattatctCCTAAAGGTTTCATCGCTTTCCTTTATTCATTCGCACGAAGAGCTAGCGGGCAACTATTCGTCTACAGTTGCAGATTTGGAAATCGGATGCAATGAAACTCTTACTGCTCTTACTCTGAAGTCTCACATTCTTCCTCAGAACTACATTTTAGATAAGTGTTTGtaa